A window from Neoarius graeffei isolate fNeoGra1 chromosome 14, fNeoGra1.pri, whole genome shotgun sequence encodes these proteins:
- the LOC132898493 gene encoding uncharacterized protein LOC132898493, which produces MNASSWSPLQANLGHCTQRLEGLALDIAQLKSTIKIGEKTHVSVQTNFSAPCIFTTDDQSPGSQPLQSTMHLFPSCCPSDDSITTKAPRGPYVGKKPIKIQFPCFGRTEDTSDPLLYLEKCHDYLALHPLSDGELLATLRNVLHGTARDWWDVARVEIATWRVFERKFLSAFLSEDYEDELAERVQTHIQRDDETIRDFAYMYRALCKRWKPAIGEQEIIKLILKNINPQFASQLRSNGVKSVDDLVRLGQQLERDKENQRQYEQKVQSARQPRLHNLVPSLPPTAKSSQPFCWWCKGTHSPVSCSQMIPSHKKSFKSPPPQPGPSAPDTQTAVSVGHDSITDDSPPSGAWTMPLQLTVPLTIGSWKGPAILDTGSSYTLLNEKLWLNVRKPGDELKPWMTGPIYLADGGAREPLGWGEVELMVQSVPVTLPVAVLSAQTLAFPAVFGLDYIFFTGLQVDVRNNVYWFEHHERFPFQREGASLKGWHPSVALFSAMAPYPLFADETDLLSIACRDACLEGGERQQLMSQLNQNRDVCTNALGQTNVLSHKIYVTQNIPIRQKPYRVSPVKQKIMEDLIREMLEAGVIEPSSSAWASPVVLIPKKTGGYRFCVDYRKLNSVTHTDAYPIPTIQEILESLSGAVVFSTLDLNSGYWQVRMDGSSQDKTAFIARCGLYHFKVMPFGLKNAPASFQRFNGESVG; this is translated from the coding sequence ATGAATGCGAGTTCCTGGAGCCCCCTGCAGGCTAACCTTGGGCACTGTACACAACGCCTGGAAGGGTTGGCCCTGGATATTGCTCAGCTCAAGTCTACAattaaaataggggaaaaaacgcATGTGTCAGTGCAGACAAATTTTTCCGCACCATGTATATTCACAACGGATGACCAATCACCAGGGAGTCAGCCCCTACAGTCTACCATGCATTTATTTCCTTCATGTTGCCCTTCTGATGACTCCATCACAACTAAGGCACCGCGAGGGCCTTATGTTGGGAAGAAACCAATTAAAATTCAATTCCCTTGTTTTGGAAGAACAGAAGACACCTCAGATCCGCTATTGTATCTTGAAAAGTGCCATGATTATTTGGCTTTACATCCCCTTTCTGATGGGGAATTGCTTGCCACACTGAGGAATGTCCTACATGGAACTGCAAGAGATTGGTGGGATGTTGCTAGGGTCGAGATTGCAACGTGGAGAGTTTTTGAGCGCAAATTTTTGTCTGCATTTCTCTCGGAGGATTATGAGGATGAACTTGCAGAGAGAGTGCAAACCCATATTCAACGGGATGATGAGACTATTCGAGACTTTGCCTATATGTATCGTGCATTGTGTAAGCGTTGGAAGCCCGCAATTGGGGAGCAGGAAATCATTAAGTTGATCCTAAAAAACATTAACCCTCAATTTGCGAGTCAGTTGCGAAGTAACGGTGTTAAATCGGTGGATGACTTGGTCCGCCTGGGACAACAACTAGAGAGAGACAAGGAAAATCAGCGACAATATGAGCAAAAGGTTCAGTCTGCTCGTCAGCCCAGGTTACATAACCTTGTACCGAGTTTGCCACCCACGGCTAAATCATCCCAGCCCTTCTGTTGGTGGTGTAAAGGGACACACTCCCCTGTCTCTTGTTCCCAAATGATTCCTAGTCATAAAAAGTCTTTTAAGTCCCCTCCACCCCAACCTGGCCCGAGTGCTCCTGACACGCAAACTGCTGTTTCAGTGGGTCACGACAGTATCACAGATGACTCCCCTCCATCTGGGGCTTGGACTATGCCGTTGCAGTTAACGGTCCCATTGACAATTGGATCCTGGAAGGGCCCGGCAATTCTGGACACTGGGTCATCCTATACCCTGCTTAATGAAAAGCTGTGGCTTAATGTGCGTAAGCCAGGTGATGAGCTCAAACCGTGGATGACAGGCCCTATTTATCTGGCAGATGGTGGTGCCCGTGAACCCCTGGGGTGGGGTGAAGTGGAATTGATGGTGCAGTCTGTTCCAGTTACTCTGCCGGTGGCAGTTCTCAGTGCACAGACACTTGCTTTTCCTGCTGTCTTTGGGCTGGATTATATTTTCTTTACTGGCCTGCAAGTGGATGTCAGGAACAATGTGTACTGGTTTGAACATCATGAAAGGTTTCCCTTTCAGAGGGAGGGCGCCTCACTCAAAGGGTGGCACCCCTCCGTTGCACTCTTTTCAGCCATGGCACCATATCCTTTGTTTGCTGATGAAACGGATCTACTTAGCATTGCCTGCCGTGACGCTTGTCttgaagggggggagagacaacAGCTAATGTCGCAGTTGAATCAGAACCGTGATGTCTGTACCAATGCTTTGGGTCAAACCAATGTGCTAAGCCACAAAATTTACGTCACGCAAAACATTCCAATTAGGCAAAAGCCTTACCGTGTTTCTCCGGTGAAACAAAAAATCATGGAAGACCTCATTAGGGAAATGTTGGAGGCAGGTGTCATTGAGCCTTCATCTTCGGCATGGGCGTCACCGGTAGTTCTAATACCCAAGAAGACTGGTGGATACCGATTCTGTGTGGATTACAGAAAATTGAATTCAGTCACTCACACCGATGCCTATCCCATCCCAACAATCCAGGAAATTCTTGAGTCCCTTAGTGGAGCGGTGGTCTTTTCCACTCTTGACCTCAACAGCGGGTATTGGCAAGTCCGAATGGATGGAAGTTCTCAGGATAAAACGGCCTTCATAGCCCGCTGTGGTCTCTACCATTTTAAGGTTATGCCTTTTGGACTCAAGAACGCCCCGGCTAGCTTCCAGCGATTTAATGGAGAGAGTGTTGGGTGA